One Georgenia wutianyii DNA segment encodes these proteins:
- a CDS encoding rhodanese-like domain-containing protein: MEDLDQPADLTVRDLDPSAPVPPGHAVLDVREQDEWDAGHAPGAVHVPLGELPARLEELPEEDLLVVCRSGGRSARATAWLNHHGFTARNLVGGMREWHAAGLPMVRDDGSEPYLL, translated from the coding sequence ATGGAGGACCTCGACCAGCCCGCCGACCTCACCGTCCGCGACCTCGACCCGTCCGCCCCCGTCCCGCCCGGCCACGCCGTCCTCGACGTGCGCGAGCAGGACGAGTGGGACGCCGGCCACGCCCCCGGCGCCGTCCACGTCCCCCTCGGCGAGCTGCCCGCCCGCCTCGAGGAGCTGCCCGAGGAGGACCTCCTCGTCGTGTGCCGCTCCGGGGGCCGCTCGGCGCGGGCGACCGCGTGGCTCAACCACCACGGCTTCACCGCGCGGAACCTCGTGGGAGGCATGCGCGAGTGGCACGCCGCGGGCCTGCCGATGGTGAGGGACGACGGCAGCGAGCCGTACCTGCTCTAG
- the pgm gene encoding phosphoglucomutase (alpha-D-glucose-1,6-bisphosphate-dependent), whose amino-acid sequence MHERAGTPALPEDLIDVDVILAAYYDRTPDMDDPAQHVAFGTSGHRGSSVDSAFNEAHIIATTAAIVEYRRSQGTDGPLFIGRDTHALSGPAWQTAVEVLAAAGVELRIDARDSWTPTPAVSHAILLANGAGTAAGVRVQGPGRADGIVVTPSHNPPGDGGFKYNPPHGGPAGSDATSWIAARANEILRSGVAAVPRMPLERALRAETTRRHDFLAAYVDDLAGVIDLEAIARAGVRIGADPLGGAAVEYWGAIGERYGLDLAVVNPTVDPTWSFMTLDWDGKIRMDCSSPSAMASLLAIMQPADGGPAPYDIATGNDADSDRHGIVTPDHGLLNPNHFLAVAIEYLLTHRPDWPAQAAVGKTLVSSALIDRVTAGLGRQLLEVPVGFKYFVPGLLDSSVGFGGEESAGASFLRRNGSVWTTDKDGILLSLLASEVLAVTGRSPSQLHLEQVERYGASAYARIDAPATREQKARLAALSPDAVTATTLAGEEITARLVRAPGNDEPIGGLKVTTENAWFAARPSGTEDVYKIYAESFKGEEHLAQVQTEAKAVVDAALR is encoded by the coding sequence ATGCACGAGCGAGCCGGTACCCCTGCCCTGCCCGAGGACCTCATCGACGTCGACGTGATCCTCGCGGCCTACTACGACCGCACTCCCGACATGGACGACCCAGCCCAGCACGTGGCCTTCGGCACCTCGGGACACCGCGGCTCGAGCGTCGACTCCGCGTTCAACGAGGCGCACATCATCGCGACGACGGCGGCGATCGTCGAGTACCGCCGCTCGCAGGGCACCGACGGCCCGCTGTTCATCGGCCGCGACACCCACGCCCTGTCCGGGCCGGCCTGGCAGACGGCCGTCGAGGTGCTCGCCGCCGCCGGCGTCGAGCTACGCATCGACGCGCGCGACTCGTGGACCCCCACGCCCGCCGTCTCGCACGCGATCCTCCTCGCCAACGGCGCCGGGACCGCTGCGGGCGTGCGCGTCCAGGGCCCGGGGCGCGCCGACGGCATCGTCGTCACGCCCTCCCACAACCCGCCCGGTGACGGCGGCTTCAAGTACAACCCGCCACACGGCGGCCCGGCCGGCTCGGACGCGACGTCGTGGATCGCCGCGCGGGCCAACGAGATCCTGCGCTCCGGCGTCGCGGCCGTCCCCCGGATGCCGCTCGAGCGGGCGCTGCGGGCCGAGACCACCCGCCGGCACGACTTCCTCGCCGCCTACGTCGACGACCTCGCCGGCGTCATCGACCTCGAGGCGATCGCGCGGGCGGGCGTGCGGATCGGGGCCGACCCCCTCGGCGGCGCCGCGGTGGAGTACTGGGGCGCGATCGGCGAGCGCTACGGGCTGGACCTCGCCGTCGTCAACCCGACCGTCGACCCCACGTGGTCCTTCATGACCCTCGACTGGGACGGCAAGATCCGGATGGACTGCTCCTCGCCGTCGGCGATGGCCTCCCTCCTGGCGATCATGCAGCCGGCCGACGGCGGCCCGGCGCCCTACGACATCGCCACCGGCAACGACGCCGACTCCGACCGGCACGGCATCGTCACGCCGGACCACGGCCTGCTCAACCCCAACCACTTCCTCGCCGTCGCGATCGAGTACCTCCTCACCCACCGGCCCGACTGGCCCGCCCAGGCGGCCGTCGGCAAGACCCTCGTGTCCTCCGCCCTCATCGACCGGGTGACGGCCGGCCTCGGGCGGCAGCTGCTCGAGGTCCCGGTGGGCTTCAAGTACTTCGTCCCCGGCCTGCTCGACTCCTCCGTGGGCTTCGGTGGCGAGGAGTCCGCCGGCGCCTCGTTCCTGCGCCGCAACGGCTCGGTGTGGACGACCGACAAGGACGGCATCCTCCTCAGCCTGCTCGCCTCGGAGGTCCTCGCGGTCACCGGGCGCAGCCCGAGCCAGCTCCACCTCGAGCAGGTCGAGCGGTACGGGGCCTCCGCCTACGCGCGCATCGACGCCCCCGCCACCCGCGAGCAGAAGGCCAGGCTGGCTGCGCTCAGCCCCGACGCCGTGACGGCGACGACGCTCGCCGGGGAGGAGATCACCGCCCGGCTGGTCCGCGCGCCCGGCAACGACGAGCCGATCGGCGGGCTCAAGGTGACGACCGAGAACGCGTGGTTCGCGGCCCGCCCCTCCGGTACCGAGGACGTCTACAAGATCTACGCCGAGTCGTTCAAGGGCGAGGAGCACCTCGCCCAGGTCCAGACCGAGGCCAAGGCCGTCGTCGACGCCGCGCTGCGCTGA
- a CDS encoding DUF5926 family protein, with product MGKKSRKRQSPQPSRPKRVEVPFVERPFEGLPGETDWVAMREVVPAATATVRTTEEYGAREVVVATMLPDLWPALHREDGTVLVGLQTAAKSGDASRDVAAALLLALDAEPGTPVTNLGILEPGPRLQDVLDLSLPFEPVLHDDFGFWLPEDQAEDADVTAAIEQSSEGIVPTVKVEGVESAYWCRMGREFLRWARPEPQEAVLDAVARLHARRESELEEGARFVGAFRTSGILVPVWELAPGTEADELAGPCAEFDKRLTAALAEEGPLDADARRARAGIVSRQVTLR from the coding sequence ATGGGTAAGAAGAGTCGTAAGCGCCAGTCCCCGCAGCCGTCGCGCCCCAAGCGCGTCGAGGTGCCCTTCGTCGAGCGTCCCTTCGAGGGCCTGCCCGGGGAGACCGACTGGGTCGCCATGCGCGAGGTCGTCCCGGCAGCCACCGCGACGGTGCGCACGACCGAGGAGTACGGGGCCCGTGAGGTCGTCGTCGCGACGATGCTCCCGGACCTGTGGCCCGCGCTGCACCGGGAGGACGGCACCGTCCTCGTCGGCCTGCAGACCGCCGCGAAGTCCGGCGACGCGAGCCGCGACGTCGCCGCGGCGCTGCTCCTCGCCCTCGACGCCGAGCCCGGCACCCCGGTGACCAACCTCGGGATCCTCGAGCCCGGCCCGCGCCTCCAGGACGTCCTCGACCTCTCGCTGCCGTTCGAGCCCGTCCTCCACGACGACTTCGGCTTCTGGCTCCCCGAGGACCAGGCCGAGGACGCCGACGTCACCGCCGCCATCGAGCAGTCCAGCGAGGGCATCGTCCCGACCGTCAAGGTCGAGGGCGTCGAGTCGGCCTACTGGTGCCGGATGGGCCGGGAGTTCCTCCGCTGGGCGCGTCCCGAGCCGCAGGAGGCCGTGCTCGACGCCGTCGCCCGTCTCCACGCGCGCCGCGAGTCCGAGCTCGAGGAGGGCGCCCGGTTCGTCGGCGCGTTCCGCACGAGCGGGATCCTCGTGCCGGTGTGGGAGCTCGCCCCGGGCACCGAGGCCGACGAGCTCGCCGGCCCGTGCGCCGAGTTCGACAAGCGGCTGACCGCCGCGCTCGCCGAGGAGGGCCCGCTCGACGCGGACGCCCGCCGCGCCCGCGCCGGCATCGTCTCCCGCCAGGTGACGTTGCGCTGA